AGATTTGTCTGGCTTAGGAACAAGGACAACGGGGGATCCCCATGAAGATTGTGATGGCTCTATAATACCATCCTTTAGCATAGCATCAAtctgttcttttattatttgcCGCTTAAAAGGAGACACCCGGTAAGCTCTGCAGCGGATGGGTATTTCATCTGTGGTCATTATTCTGTGTTCTTCCACAGATGTTCTGCCCAATGTATCCGAGCATACGGATGGCCAGGCCTCCAAAAGCTTCTGGACTTCTGGAGGATGTTTTATCTTCATGGGATATGATGCTGTGTTTGGTACTTTGTCCTTTTCCAGGGGCAGAGCCGGGATCAGATTAAGCAGAGAATGACTATCATGCCCAGGTGTTCTGGCAACAACCGAAGATGAAAAAGGATAAAAGGTATAACCTTTCGGCCCTTTTACCCCATAGGTGTGGTCACCCAGGTTGATTATGGCAGAAGTTTTGGACAAAAAGTCGAGACCTAGGATGATGGGAAAGGTAAGGTTATCATCCTCCACCACAAAAGTCTCCAAAGACCACATCATGCCATGCCAACTATAGATGATTGTCGCTTTCCCTAAAGCCCTGTAGGTTTTGCCATTGGCAAGTTCAAACTTCTGGTCGTCAGCTGGCTTCAAAACCTCCCCTTCTTTTGCAATTATTTTCCACTGACTATTTCTCATCAGGGAATAGGTGCATGCTGTATCCAGAACAGCGTTGTACATCCTGTCACGCACCTCAATGGGAACGTGAAGGAGGGAGGATGCAGGTCCTCGCTGAACAACAAATACAGAGTCGGTTGGCTTTCTGGTATTTCCCTTAGATCTTGCTGGGCATTTTCCTTTGGCTTTGTGCTGATCTACTTTCCCCCAGTAAACTTTTACCCCAGCGCAGTCTTTTTCAACCTGGGATCCCACCTTTATTAATTGATCCATAGAGGTGACTGTGCCACGAAGACAGCCTGCTAGCTTTGGATTACAGTTGTTTAAAATCCTCCTCACAAGCTCTGTCTCACCGTACGGGCCACCAAATTGTAAAAATTCGGCTGAAAGCTGAATTCACAATACACTCAAGGGGGAAATCTGTCACAGGAATCAGGTAAAATATGCCACACCTTGaatctgataaaatattcaaacactGAATTTGTCCATCTTCTGcaacaatgatttattcaaaaaaaattattatactacgaaataataatagttatcaTGATAAAGAGATCAAATAACCAAAATCCCTCAAACAATAAACAGGGTTACTCAGTTCGaatcagcaaacaaaacaaaaaaaactcactaATTAAGAGTCCGAAATTTTCTATTTCCTTTTCCCCAAGAGATTATTGTCCACACCAGAGTTCCAtatcctgaaaaataaacaaagtcctGGAAATATTCCCCGTTTTATTCCAAAGTCCCGATCCAAAAGGGAAAAATCCAAACGCGTCAAAAACCCtccaaaaatggagaaaacaaaagagtgGTACCACCAAAATCcccaaaagaaaagtaaagtccAGATCTCACCGAACGACTTTCTATCCCTTGATGGCGTCCTCTCGCACTGGCGTCTTCTTGCCCGGCGGCGTTTCTTGGGTGCAAACTCCGATCCAGTTCCTGAAATATGATTCGCGGCGCTGGGCGAACTTTTGATCGTTATTTAATGtctttcctttgatttttaaaagttctaaACGTTTATCTGAATCAAAACTCCGCTGCCCAGATCTACCGGCGAGTGTCTTCCTCTTCGGTTGCGCCTCTCGCGCCGTCGCCCCCGCCCCCTTTTAAAATCactaattacacacacacacctgaaaatTCCATGATCCACCCAAATCAGTTACAAACAGTGGAAATTCGAAagattttttaacaattaaatcaCGAAACTGTTTACAGAACAGTTACAGAACAGTTTAACACGTTTACTTTTTATCGTATttattcaggaaaaacaaacatagtggTTATGTTacaatccccccccccccagccgGAGGCAAGGGAGGTTGAACTCCAAAATAAGGCTTTAAGTTAACCACATTAACTGTGTCTGTTCCTTTGTGCTGGTCTTTCCACTGAAGCTGATAATTTACTGGGCCTAACTGTTTCCTCACTATAGCTGGACCTGACCACTTTGGCGCTAGCTTTGAGGAAAAACTGTCTATTGCTTTGGAAAGTGGGTGAGACCTAACCCAGACCAAATCTCCCGGCGGAACTGTGCACCTCTCCTCCGGGCATTGTAATATTTGGCTTGTCGGGTTTGGCTTATCCCAACTTTCCTTTTGACTTCTTCTTTCATCTCACTATGACACTCCAACCATTTGTATATGGGTTGCTGCGGCGATGGTGGTTTGGCTATCACCCTCTCCAAAGGCCCTTGAAGTTGGCGTCCCAACATTAACTCTGCAGGGGCTCTCCCTGTGGTTTCATGTTGAGCACTATTAATGGCAAAACGTAACTCCCATATATGTTGGTCCCACTGATTGTGATGCTGTCCAACAAATGAGGCTATCATTGTTTTGATAGTTCTGTTCGCCCGTTCAGTGAAGTTAGATTGGGGATGATAGCTGGTGGTAAAATGATGCTTTAGCCCCCACATAGAGCAAAACCTGGACATCTCTTGACTGGTAAACTGGGGCCCACGATCTGACACAAGACTTTGTGGAACTCCAAAACGAGTAAATATCTCCTCCTGGAGGATAGTGATGAGCTTCTGTGTCTTGCTGTCTCTTCAAGGAAACATCTCCACCCACTTTGTGAAGTAGTCGATCaccacaaaaaggaaaacatttccttttttgctgCGTGGAAAAGGTCCCATCAGGTCCACCCCAAGTTTCGCCCAGGGTTCAGTCAGAGGTGTCGGCTGCAGAAAACCAGCTGGAACTTGATTATCTGATTTGTACTTCTGACAAACTGCACAGTTCTTCACATATTGCCACACATCCTTACGGACGGATGGCCACCATGCTACTTCCAACAGCCGGAGGAGTGTCTTTAGCCCAGATGTCCACTCAATGGCCGATCATGGAAATACTGTAGAAATTTAGGAATTAAAGATTTGGGAACCACCAGCTGATATTTCATGCCATCTTTTAGTGGGGTCTTCCTATACCAGAGATCGTGAACTTTGTAGTAAGAGATTTTGTCAGGTCTCTGGTATCTTTGATCCTGAACCATCTCCATCAGGTCCGAGTCATTTTCTTGAGCTTCCTTGATATCTGTTAATGATAGGGATAAACCTAACAAGGTTTTAGCAGAATTCAGGGCTACATGTGCTGTTCCAGCTGGATCAGAGAACATTGCTCGGGACAGCGCATCAGGCACTACATTGTGCATTCCTTTTCTATATCGTACTTCAAAATCGAAATCTTGCAACCTCAGCACCCAGCGTGTTAACCTGGAACTGGTTCTGGGGCAATTAAATGCCCAGGTTAGGGCAGCATGGTCAGTATAAATGGTAAACTTTGTACCCTCTACAAAGTGTCTCCACTTTTCTACTGCCCAAACAACTGCCAAACATTCCTTTTCAGAGGTGGAATAGTTCCGCTCTGCTCCCTTCAATGATCTTGAAGCAAAAGCAATAACCTTTTCTCCATCAGGAGTTGGCTGGACCAGGACGGCACCCAGACCAACATTACTGGCATCGGTATGTATTTCAAAAGGTAATTCGAAATCTGGCTGCCCAAGTATGGGTGATTCCCCCAAAGCCTTCTTCAGTGTCATGAAAGCATTGTGGCATTCCTCTGTCCACCCCCACTTAGCATCTTTTTTGAGCAGTTGATAAAGAGGTGTAGCGATTTCTGCAAAATGGGAGATGAACTTGTGGTACCAACCAACCATTCCAAGGAATCTCTGAAGCGTTTTCGGGTCAGTTGGAGTAGGATAAACCGTAATGGCGTCGGTTTTTTCGGGATCCACTTGAACACCTTTCGCTGATACAATGTGTCCCAGAAACTTGAGTTCTTGCTggaaaaagttgcattttttaagattgAGGGACAGATTGGCGTCATGGAGCCTTGCAAATACGGTATCCAGGTCCTTCAGGTGTTGCTCAGCCGAAGCTGAGAAAACAATCACATCATCGATGTACACACAGCAGATCTTTCCCCGTAGCTCTCCTAAAACTTTCTCCATTAAACGTTGAAAGGATGCTCCTGcattttttaatccaaatggCATGCACTTAAATTGATAAAATCCAAATGGGGTAATAACCGCAGTTTTCGCTTTGCTGTCTTCTGCCACCACCATCTGCCAATATCCAGACTTCAAATCCAGGGTGCTGAAAATTTTTGCTCCAGTCATTGACTCCAACAGCTCGTGGATGATGGGCATGGGATAGGCATCCTGAAGAGTTTTGGTGTTCAAAGCTCTGTAGTCCACACAAAACCGAAAAGATTTGTCTGGCTTAGGAACAAGGACAACGGGGGATCCCCATGAAGATTGTGATGGCTCTATAATACCATCCTTTAGCATAGCATCAAtctgttcttttattatttgcCGCTTAAAAGGAGACACCCGGTAAGCTCTGCAGCGGATGGGTATTTCATCTGTGGTCATTATTCTGTGTTCTTCCACAGATGTTCTGCCCAATGTATCCGAGCATACGGATGGCCAGGCCTCCAAAAGCTTCTGGACTTCTGGAGGATGTTTTATCTTCATGGGATATGATGCTGTGTTTGGTACTTTGTCCTTTTCCAGGGGCAGAGCCGGGATCAGATTAAGCAGAGAATGACTATCATGCCCAGGTGTTCTGGCAACAACCGAAGATGAAAAAGGATAAAAGGTATAACCTTTCGGCCCTTTTACCCCATAGGTGTGGTCACCCAGGTTGATTATGGCAGAAGTTTTGGACAAAAAGTCGAGACCTAGGATGATGGGAAAGGTAAGGTTATCATCCTCCACCACAAAAGTCTCCAAAGACCACATCATGCCATGCCAACTATAGATGATTGTCGCTTTCCCTAAAGCCCTGTAGGTTTTGCCATTGGCAAGTTCAAACTTCTGGTCGTCAGCTGGCTTCAAAACCTCCCCTTCTTTTGCAATTATTTTCCACTGACTATTTCTCATCAGGGAATAGGTGCATGCTGTATCCAGAACAGCGTTGTACATCCTGTCACGCACCTCAATGGGAACGTGAAGGAGGGAGGATGCAGGTCCTGAACAACAAATACAGAGTCGGTTGGCTTTCTGGTATTTCCCTTAGATCTTGCTGGGCATTTTCCTTTGGCTTTGTGCTGATCTACTTTCCCCCAGTAAACTTTTACCCCAGCGCAGTCTTTTTCAACCTGGGATCCTACCTTTATTAATTGATCCATAGAGGTGACTGTGCCACGAAGACAGCCTGCTAGCTTTGGATTACAGTTGTTTAAAATCCTCCTCACAAGCTCTGTCTCACCGTACGGGCCACCAAATTGTAAAAATTCGGCTGAAAGCTGAATTCACAATACACTCAAGGGGGAAATCTGTCACAGGAATCAGGTAAAATATGCCACACCTTGaatctgataaaatattcaaacactGAATTTGTCCATCTTCTGcaacaatgatttattcaaaaaaaattattatactacgaaataataatagttatcaTGATAAAGAGATCAAATAACCAAAATCCCTCAAACAATAAACAGGGTTACTCAGTTCGaatcagcaaacaaaacaaaaaaaactcactaATTAAGAGTCCGAAATTTTCTATTTCCTTTTCCCCAAGAGATTATTGTCCACACCAGAGTTCCAtatcctgaaaaataaacaaagtcctGGAAATATTCCCCCCGTTTTATTCCAAAGTCCCGATCCAAAAGGGAAAAATCCAAACGTCAAAAACCCCTccaaaaaatggagaaaacaaaaagagtggTACCaccaaaaatccccaaaaagaaaagtaaagtccAGATCTCACCGGGAACGACTTTCTATCCCTTCGGTGGCGTCCTCTCGCACTGGCGGCGTCTTCTTGCCCCGGGCGGCGTTTCTTGGGTGCAAACTCCGATCCAGTTCCTGAAATATGATCTGCGGCGCTGGGCGAACTTTTGATCGTTATTTAATGtctttcctttgatttttaaaagttctaaACGTTTATACGAATCAAAACTCCCGCTGCCCAGATCTACCGGCGAGTGTCTTCCTCTTCGGTTGCGCCTCTCGCGCCGTCGCCCCCGCCCCCTTTTAAAATCactaattacacacacacacctgaaaatTCCATGATCCACCCAAATCAGTTACAAACAGTGGAAATTCGAAagattttttaacaattaaatcaCCGAAACTGTTCTACAGAACAGTTTAACACGTTTACTTTTTATCGTATttattcaggaaaaacaaacatagtggTTATGTTACAAGGGAACGCTCCACAATTATCGACTGTAAAGGAAGAATAGAGTTTTATAAAACTGTTAAAGTTGAGTTCCTTAGTTCATCTCATACTTTCTATTCtcaaacaaatcaacaaatcccttaACTCTAATTCATTAACTCTTAAGAAATGCATAGCTTAGTTTGGTTACATTCTAGATAAATACATGTAATATTAATGAAGAAATTAATGTGCTTATTTACACGATGTAACAGTAGGATGAGTGTCGGTTGATCCGGGTCCAGTAGAAGGTGCTGGAACAAACAGAGCAGAGGCAGATTCATCTTGTTATTTGTTCTAAATCAGTGACGCCTCCAAAAGATTTTCAGAGGTGGAAAGACCAAGAAAAGCTTTAGAGGGGTCTGAACATACACATTTACACCAGTGACGTGCGGAGAGGTTCATAGCCGGTAAGGCACTAAgttaatcataatcatatttacaaatatagagcgcctgcatgttattgtttacatgaGGAAATTCACTGTGTCTTTGTCGGTTCCTTGTCATTTACACCAGTCATTGTTTTGTCTGCTGTCCATTCGTACCTTGTTGCTACCAGTAGTGAGCCTTTGCTTTCCGCTCTGCTGTGGTGTCAAGATTTTGGACTTTATATTGGATTATTTCACcattaaaaatcattattttttactgtaacCTGGTTCCACTGCGTGTGCCTCACCACACTTCATGACAGCTGCATGGtaaaaagacttttcttttacatgtcatCCATAGACGCACTGCCGTACAATAATTCCATaaactcaatcaaacttggacatatccatattattaatttcgtgctgtgcttcacagcaaagggaaaaaccgttaaagaacaactcaaaaccatttcTTTCTCGCATCTACACGCAGACTCGTTGTCAAAGCAACTAACaacgcaaaaagaaaaaaaaacactcagctaTGTCCCACACATacagcagaacattcagtctgttgcagtagtatgTTTTAGGCCTAATGTTTAccttgcgattattaataataattgctgtggtaagaggagaaaactacaaatatatCGCAgcactttactgtatggctagctctctgttactgtctcttactctgcagttgtggagtcacaatgtctgggatcgtgagcgccccctgccatgaggcaagagaactgcctgcctcacctcgaatctggtctctgccgtttctgatcgATCCTCAGCTCACGAAACTCGTGACACACagagttggtgacaaaaaacaccGTGCATTATATACAATAGGAAATAAATTCTGGAAAATTAGTTCATATATTAAGTGTTTCTTAACCAATTTATTGGtgacgtacagacaggaggattGTGTTCTCATGGAATGGCAGCCAGTGAAGTTAgagaggttgatcaatcccaggtgaggctcaacacgctgctgcctcacctgcaTCGGTTCTGAGCATTTGAAAAGGAATATGCTAAAACTGAGCGatctttcaagaaaaaataatcagaattggttaagctaaTTGAGAAATAGGTACTTTACAGTACAAACTAtagggtgaaaatagcaatataaattattttatcaataaatattatttttccatgatgacaGATGAGGGTCTGCCTCACccgcctcccctgaccgcaggTGACCGACAcccacatacatacatatatgtaaaaattaaataattaaattgagGGTACAGTGGCAACAAACGTGTGAtagtaactttttttgttttttataattttgttctttattgaGACGACCAAGACTGTTGATATGAGGAGTGgttaaaaaatttattgtttatggaaataaatgacTATGCCAATAAATTCTGCTTCCAATTTCATTTAGGTTATTTCAGTGATAGTATTTTAATAATAGCTTAACAATATGAACAAGTCATTGGCATTTAGGGTATCAGAaattaggtcattttatacaaCAGAACATCTACAGGAACATCTTTACTATCTGTAACCTGTTTTGTAATGAGGATTAGACAACTGGTTTTACTAGATTTAATTAAAGAAGATTGAATACAAACAAACTCAACactttttagatctttttttcacaataagGTTTAAAGACATTGTATCCTTTTCCTTCAACCTAACAGTTACACACTACGTTGCCTTGGttacaagacaaaaacactttgtagtttgtgattttaactggacaaaatgttaaaatgtttgtgttataAATATTCTTGGCAGGTTCTGTACATGTCTGAATTCTCTCCACCTACCACATGTTGGGACATCTGTCCAAACTCCAGCTCTACAAAAGACAGATTTCTTGGTGGCTCCTTCCTTTGTCGTATGTCCGTCCTTACACTGATACACCACTTCTGTGTCTTGAGTAAATACGTCCTGAAAATCCAGATTAATTATGGTGGCATTGGATATTCTTGGAGGCTCACGGCAGGTAGGAGGATTTTCTGTagagaagaaaattaaacacagaagcTTTTCGAGTAAAATACCAAAAGTCACAGATTCCATTTCAAAGAAGCTCAAGAAGATGAGAAATCGACCAAGGTTCTGTTTACTGCTCAGTCTCAAactaaaatgcataaaagtacttaaagaaaatcatttcatggaataaataaaacttaccaATACAGGCTGGGATACCAAACCATAAACCATCAAAACATGTGCTTGTTCCCCACCAGCCTCCTCGTTCTGCTTTGTATCCATCATTGCAGGAATAACTGATCTTTGTTCCATGAGGATATGATTCCTGCACCGGGAGAAAAAAACCTGCATCCAGGCTCGGAGCGCTGCAAGGCTGAGGGCCTTGAGCTGATCGACCACAACAGACAACAATCAGACACAACTTCAGGAATATACCATATCAATGTTCATTATATGTACCTTGCAGCAGTCCAGGAACCCAAAGCAGAAGAACAAATTCAAGACACCTCACCTCCATGTTGTCAGGGATCAAAAACACCCAGAGAATGAAGAGTCAGGGACCAAGCTCAGTTAATTATTACTGAACATTTCTCTGGAATAAGAAGTGATGAAACAGTCAACTGTATGTCAAAGCACAACTTTCACTGTGGCCAACAAATCCCATCAGCAAAAATCTGTCAGAATGTTTACTGTCCTCATGTGAAGCTGGTTTCCTGGACTGCTGTGATCAGAGGTCGGGATTGAGCAAACACCAAACACTGGAGATGAACTGGCTTTAGAAAACACCACAATACTAACAGGTACTGATGGACTTTATATCTTATAATCTGGTAATTAACTTCAGTGAATGCCTGCAGCAGCTATCAAATCCAAAAATATGTGGAAAGATTTTTCAATGACTTTATTGAACTCTTACTTGTTTTATGTATTGATTAAGATTCTCTAATTCTGGTGGAGACTTCAACATCCATGTTTACAACTCCAAAGACAAAGGGGTAAAAAAGCTGATATACCTCAAAACTTTGGTTTGTCTCGACATGTTGAAgaggcaacacacacacacacacacacacacacacacacacacacacctagggagaatttagagaaaccaattaacctgtcAGTCATTGTTTTTAGACTCTGGGAGGAACCCAGAGAACCCaaagagaacccaccatgcacatggagaacatgcaaactccctgcagaaagaccccgggccgggaaatgaacccaggaccttcttgctgcaaggcaacagtgctataatatcagttttaacaaatatgtaaaaaaaaaaattacccaattaatttttaatagtttttgcaAGGTACTCTGATTAAGACAAGCTTGAAATGATGCTGGactttttctctaaaaaatgAAGTGAAGAAATTGTCAACTTTATGTCAAAGGATCAGTTTCACTCTGGCAAACAAATCAGATCCACAAATATCTATCAGATAAGATCTAATAGATGCTGTTGGTCTCTCAGGTAATTAATATTCCTAAAGGAAAAAGTAGATTATGATTATGCCTTATTTCCAGAGATTGTGGTTCTGATTCCAGTGCAGTACAGTTGACTCCCATGAACAATGGGGGTTTCTGATATGGGCAACATGGGCAACTGCCCAGGGCATCTTGTGGGGTGGGCGGCATGATCTCCCCACAAGATGCCCCCCCACTCTCAGTTCTTTATGTAATACCCACATGGCTGTTGCAGGCCACAGAGACGAAGTCAGACAGAGGTTTTTTACAATTCTCTCTATGAAACGCAAAACTATAGAAATGCTACTGGAACAATCTAAATACAGAACATGCTATACTGTGGTAGAACAGAATGAAAATATCCAGCCTGGCCGTTAGCAACACATTCAATATCAAGTTGTTTCAAATGGGTTCATGTTTCCATTTGTTGTCAGTCCATCAGTTCAGCCCAAGAGAACCAGATCTTTTCCCAATGGTGTCTCAGCACTGATCCTGGTTACAGTAAAGagatcaaaaaataataactgcTTTAGAtgtttatacaaataaatacacaaaaataacacagtttTAACAGGGGTACTCTGAAATGCTTGAAATATTAAGAGGATGTgagcaacaaaaacatctttaagTAACACACAAATACTCACCTGTCTTATCTGGAACATGTTgcaacctgaaaaaaaaaaaaatcaaaaaatatttgaattttgatacatttttatttcattgtctGCTTCAACTGTGGTTAATTTCAGCCAGTATCCTGCATGTTTCCCTGCTGCAACGTTGCTCAGTCTGTGATCAAGGTCTGCAGAGGCCTTTCAATGAACCAGTCCTTCAATTCTGACGTGTTCAACATGTAAACAAACGctggcttgcaaaagtattcataccactcgaacctttcctgtttttgacacattataaccacaaacacTGATACTTACATCTGGATACACTGAGTTTCATTTCGATGCACCGAACCAGAGCGTAGGTGGTAAACGTCCATTTGTCAACACATCTCCGGCTCTCCGTGTCCCCATTTCTGATAAATGGATAGGTAGTATCTAATAGGTCAGGATACTCTGCAGTGTTCAGACGACAGAAATccactgcaaaaaaagaaaaagaacataacacttttctttatgtctatttttttttttttatgaaacagttTCAGTGTTGTTTTCCTTCTACCTTTACATGTCGGGACTTCGGACCACGTGCCTCCTCTGTGACACACCACTGTGTCAGGACCCACTAACTTGTAATAGTCCTGACACGTGTATTTCAAATGAAGTCGCTCATGTGGCTCAGCAAGTCCGTTTGGAACCTGAGGGAACGCTCCACAATTATCGACTGTAAAGGAAGAATAGAGTTTCATAAAACTGTTAAAGTTGAGTTTCTTAGTTCATCTCATACTTTCTTTTCTCAagcaaatcaacaaatcccttaACTCTAATTCATTAAGTCTTAAGAAATGCATAGATTAGTTTGTTTACATTCTAGATAAATACATGTAATATTAATGAAGAAATGAATGTGATTATTTACTGGATGTAACAGTAGGATGACCGGGTCCAGTAGAAGGTGCTGGAACAAACAGAGCAGAGGCAGATTCATCTTGTTATTTGTTGTAAATCAGTGACGCCTCTAAAGGATTTTCAGAGGTGAAAAGACCAAGAAAACCTTTAGAGGGGTCTGAACATACACATTTACACCATATACTATCACATTTCAGTGGTAGTATTTTAATAATAGCATAACAATAGGAACAGGTCATTGGCATTTAGGGAATCAGAaattaggtcattttatacaaCAGAACATCTACAGGAACATCTTTACTGTCTGTAACCTGTTTTGTAATGAGAATTAGACAACTGGTTTTACTAGATTTAATTAAAGAAGATTGAATACAAACAAACTCAACactttttagatcttttttttcacattaaggTATAAAGATCCTTTTCCTTCAACATAACAGTTACACACTACGTTGCCTtggttagaaaacaaaaagacattgtagtttgtgattttaactggacaaaatgttaaaatgtttgtgttataAATATTCTTGGCAGGTTCTGTACATGTCTGAATTCTCTCCACCTACCACATGTTGGGACATCTGTCCAAACTCCAGCTCTACAAAAGACAGATTTCTTGGTGGCTCCTTCCTTTGTCGTATGTCCGTCCTTACACTGATACACCACTTCTGTGTTTTGAGTAAATACGTCCTGAAAATCCAGATTAATTATGGTGGCATTGGATATTTTTGGAGGCTCACGGCAGGTAGGAGGATTTTCTGtaaagaagaaatttaaacacaGAAGCTTTTCGAGTAAAATACCAAAAGTCACAGATTCCATTTCAAAGAAACTCAAGAAGATGAGAAATCGACCAAGGTTCTGTTTACTGCTCAGTCCTAaactaaaatgcataaaaatacttaaagaaaatcttttcatggaataaatgaaacacttaCCAATACAGGCTGGGGTACCAAACCATATACCATCAAAACATGTGCTTGTTCCCCACCAGCCTCCTCGTTCTGCTTTGTATCCATCATTGCAGGAATAACTGATCTTTGTTCCATGAGGATATGATTCCTGCACCGGGAGAAAAAAACCTGCATCCAGGCTCGGAGCGCTGCAAGGCTGAGGACCTTGAGCTGATCGACCACAACAGACAACAATCAGACACAACTTCAGGAATATACCATATCAATGTTCATTATACGTACCTTGCAGCAGTCCAGGAACCCAAAGCAGAAGAACAAATTCAAGACACCTCACCTCCATGTTGTCAGGGATCAAAATCACCCAGAGAATGAAGAGTCAGGGACCAAGCTCAGTTAATTATTACTGAACATTTCTCTGGACTAAGAAGTGATGAAACAGTCAACTGTATGTCAAAGCACAACTTTCACTGTGGCCAACAAATCCCATCAGCAAAAATCTGTCAGAATGTTTACTGTCCTCATGTGAAGCTGGTTTCCTGGACTGCTGTGATCAGAGGTCGGGATTGAGCAAACGCCAAACACTGGAGATGAACTGGCTTTAGAAAACACCACAATACTAACAGGTACTGATGGACTTTATATCTTATAATCTGGTAATTAACTTCAATGAATGCCTGCAGGgtgctgcacagtggtgcagttggtagagttgttgccttgcagcaagaaggtcctgggttcgattcccggcccagggtctttctgcatggagtttgcatgttctccctgtgcatggtgggttctctccgggttctccggcttcctcccacagtacaaaaacatgactgtcaggttcattggtctctctaaattctccctaggtgtgagtgtgtgtgaatggttgtttgtcttgtttgtctctgtgttgccctgcgacagactggcgacctgtccagggtgaaacccgcctctcgcccagaacgtagctggacaggaaccagcaaccctcctgacc
This is a stretch of genomic DNA from Gambusia affinis linkage group LG12, SWU_Gaff_1.0, whole genome shotgun sequence. It encodes these proteins:
- the LOC122841807 gene encoding coagulation factor XIII B chain-like isoform X3; amino-acid sequence: MEVRCLEFVLLLWVPGLLQAQGPQPCSAPSLDAGFFLPVQESYPHGTKISYSCNDGYKAERGGWWGTSTCFDGLWFGIPACIENPPTCREPPRISNATIINLDFQDVFTQDTEVVYQCKDGHTTKEGATKKSVFCRAGVWTDVPTCAPSTGPGSTDTHPTVTSCSCVLDLSRLNIGQTIQINMEDGEKKWIECTQWKEHWMVARCSNGKIEATSCCSRETLRLNRCWFNLMQ
- the LOC122841807 gene encoding coagulation factor XIII B chain-like isoform X2, which gives rise to MEVRCLEFVLLLWVPGLLQAQGPQPCSAPSLDAGFFLPVQESYPHGTKISYSCNDGYKAERGGWWGTSTCFDGLWFGIPACIENPPTCREPPRISNATIINLDFQDVFTQDTEVVYQCKDGHTTKEGATKKSVFCRAGVWTDVPTCAPSTGPGSTDTHPTVTSSGSCVLDLSRLNIGQTIQINMEDGEKKWIECTQWKEHWMVARCSNGKIEATSCCSRETLRLNRCWFNLMQ
- the LOC122841807 gene encoding complement factor H-like isoform X1, whose product is MEVRCLEFVLLLWVPGLLQAQGPQPCSAPSLDAGFFLPVQESYPHGTKISYSCNDGYKAERGGWWGTSTCFDGIWFGTPACIENPPTCREPPKISNATIINLDFQDVFTQNTEVVYQCKDGHTTKEGATKKSVFCRAGVWTDVPTCAPSTGPGHPTVTSIDNCGAFPQVPNGLAEPHERLHLKYTCQDYYKLVGPDTVVCHRGGTWSEVPTCKVDFCRLNTAEYPDLLDTTYPFIRNGDTESRRCVDKWTFTTYALVRCIEMKLSVSRCCNMFQIRQDQC